The following are from one region of the Salminus brasiliensis chromosome 14, fSalBra1.hap2, whole genome shotgun sequence genome:
- the ptpn11b gene encoding tyrosine-protein phosphatase non-receptor type 11b isoform X1, producing the protein MTSRRWFHPNITGIEAEHLLLTRGVHGSFLARPSKSNPGDFTLSVRRNDEVTHIKIQNSGDYYDLYGGEKFATLAELVQYYTEQHDLLRERNGDIIELKYPLNCKDPTSERWYHGHLSGRDAEKLLTDKGKPGSFLVRESQSKPGDFVLSVLTNEEKHENVDRKTKVTHVMIRFQDGKYDVGGGERFDTLADLVEHYKKNPMVEKSGIVVHLKQPFNATRINAANIENRVRELNKVADNSEKPKQGFWEEFEVLQQQECKLLYPRKEGQRAENKSKNRYKNILPFDTTRVEIREADPDVPGSDYINANYIRSKHEEGRHVDEGKVFIATQGCLQNTVLDFWKMVYQENTHVIVMTTKEMERGRNKCVRYWPDIGATKEFGKVCVRNIEEHTAQDYILRELEVTCTDRKEHTRYIWHYQYLSWPDHGVPNEPGGVLNFLEQVNRTQSAIPDTGPVVVHCSAGIGRTGTIIVIDILIDIINRQGLDCDIDIPKTIQRVRQQRSGMVQTEAQYKFIYMAVQQYIDTAQKRLEEEQRNKTKEREYSNIKYPQMTNARANPNMSSSRSSSVMNDDSSGVYENLNIKNPKSSACTNTRR; encoded by the exons ACGGAACGATGAGGTCACCCACATTAAGATCCAGAATTCCGGGGATTACTATGACCTTTACGGAGGGGAGAAGTTTGCCACCCTGGCCGAGCTGGTGCAGTACTACACAGAGCAGCATGACCTTCTGCGGGAGAGGAACGGAGACATCATCGAGCTCAAATACCCCCTCAACTGCAAAGACCCCACATCTGAGAG GTGGTACCATGGGCATCTCTCAGGGAGGGATGCTGAGAAGCTCCTCACGGACAAGGGCAAACCTGGCAGCTTTCTggtgagagagagtcagagcAAGCCTGGAGATTTTGTGCTGTCTGTTCTCACTAATGAGGAGAAGCATGAAAATGTGGACCGCAAGACGAAAGTCACCCACGTCATGATCCGATTCCAG GATGGAAAGTATGATGTGGGTGGAGGGGAGAGGTTTGACACACTGGCAGACTTAGTGGAGcactataaaaaaaacccaatggTGGAGAAGAGTGGGATTGTAGTGCACCTTAAACAG CCGTTCAATGCCACCCGGATAAATGCAGCCAACATTGAGAACAGGGTGCGAGAATTAAACAAAGTGGCAGACAACTCAGAGAAACCCAAGCAAGGCTTCTGGGAAGAATTTGAG GTGTTACAGCAGCAGGAATGTAAACTCCTCTACCCCAGGAAAGAGGGTCAGAGAGCCGAGAATAAGAGCAAAAACAGATACAAAAACATTCTACCCT TTGACACCACTCGAGTGGAGATCAGAGAAGCAGATCCGGATGTGCCTGGCTCTGACTACATCAACGCCAACTATATCAGA AGTAAGCATGAAGAGGGTCGTCATGTGGACGAAGGCAAAGTGTTCATCGCTACTCAGGGCTGCCTTCAGAACACAGTGCTAGACTTCTGGAAAATGGTCTACCAAGAAAACACTCATGTTATCGTCATGACGACCAAGGAGATGGAACGGGGCAGG AATAAGTGTGTGCGGTACTGGCCAGACATTGGTGCAACGAAGGAGTTTGGGAAGGTGTGCGTGAGGAACATTGAGGAGCACACTGCTCAGGACTACATTCTCAGAGAGCTGGAGGTGACATGTACAGATCGG AAAGAGCATACCAGGTATATTTGGCACTACCAGTACCTGAGCTGGCCTGACCACGGTGTGCCCAATGAACCAGGGGGAGTTCTCAACTTTCTGGAACAGGTCAACAGAACACAGAGTGCCATTCCAGATACTGGACCTGTTGTGGTCCACTGCAG TGCAGGGATAGGAAGGACAGGCACAATAATTGTGATCGACATCCTCATTGACATCATAAACAGACAAG GGCTCGACTGTGACATTGATATCCCAAAGACCATTCAGAGAGTGCGTCAGCAGCGGTCAGGCATGGTCCAGACTGAAGCGCAGTACAAGTTTATCTACATGGCTGTGCAGCAGTATATCGACACAGCGCAGAAGAgactggaggaggagcag AGGAATAAGACAAAGGAAAGAGAGTACTCCAATATCAAGTACCCTCAGATGACGAATGCTAGAGCCAATCCCAACATGAGCTCCTCTCGCTCTTCATCTGT AATGAATGACGACTCATCCGGTGTGTACGAGAACCTAAACATCAAAAACCCAAAGAGCTCCGCCTGCACCAACACCAGGAGATAG
- the ptpn11b gene encoding tyrosine-protein phosphatase non-receptor type 11b isoform X3, whose translation MTSRRRNDEVTHIKIQNSGDYYDLYGGEKFATLAELVQYYTEQHDLLRERNGDIIELKYPLNCKDPTSERWYHGHLSGRDAEKLLTDKGKPGSFLVRESQSKPGDFVLSVLTNEEKHENVDRKTKVTHVMIRFQDGKYDVGGGERFDTLADLVEHYKKNPMVEKSGIVVHLKQPFNATRINAANIENRVRELNKVADNSEKPKQGFWEEFEVLQQQECKLLYPRKEGQRAENKSKNRYKNILPFDTTRVEIREADPDVPGSDYINANYIRSKHEEGRHVDEGKVFIATQGCLQNTVLDFWKMVYQENTHVIVMTTKEMERGRNKCVRYWPDIGATKEFGKVCVRNIEEHTAQDYILRELEVTCTDRKEHTRYIWHYQYLSWPDHGVPNEPGGVLNFLEQVNRTQSAIPDTGPVVVHCSAGIGRTGTIIVIDILIDIINRQGLDCDIDIPKTIQRVRQQRSGMVQTEAQYKFIYMAVQQYIDTAQKRLEEEQRNKTKEREYSNIKYPQMTNARANPNMSSSRSSSVMNDDSSGVYENLNIKNPKSSACTNTRR comes from the exons ACGGAACGATGAGGTCACCCACATTAAGATCCAGAATTCCGGGGATTACTATGACCTTTACGGAGGGGAGAAGTTTGCCACCCTGGCCGAGCTGGTGCAGTACTACACAGAGCAGCATGACCTTCTGCGGGAGAGGAACGGAGACATCATCGAGCTCAAATACCCCCTCAACTGCAAAGACCCCACATCTGAGAG GTGGTACCATGGGCATCTCTCAGGGAGGGATGCTGAGAAGCTCCTCACGGACAAGGGCAAACCTGGCAGCTTTCTggtgagagagagtcagagcAAGCCTGGAGATTTTGTGCTGTCTGTTCTCACTAATGAGGAGAAGCATGAAAATGTGGACCGCAAGACGAAAGTCACCCACGTCATGATCCGATTCCAG GATGGAAAGTATGATGTGGGTGGAGGGGAGAGGTTTGACACACTGGCAGACTTAGTGGAGcactataaaaaaaacccaatggTGGAGAAGAGTGGGATTGTAGTGCACCTTAAACAG CCGTTCAATGCCACCCGGATAAATGCAGCCAACATTGAGAACAGGGTGCGAGAATTAAACAAAGTGGCAGACAACTCAGAGAAACCCAAGCAAGGCTTCTGGGAAGAATTTGAG GTGTTACAGCAGCAGGAATGTAAACTCCTCTACCCCAGGAAAGAGGGTCAGAGAGCCGAGAATAAGAGCAAAAACAGATACAAAAACATTCTACCCT TTGACACCACTCGAGTGGAGATCAGAGAAGCAGATCCGGATGTGCCTGGCTCTGACTACATCAACGCCAACTATATCAGA AGTAAGCATGAAGAGGGTCGTCATGTGGACGAAGGCAAAGTGTTCATCGCTACTCAGGGCTGCCTTCAGAACACAGTGCTAGACTTCTGGAAAATGGTCTACCAAGAAAACACTCATGTTATCGTCATGACGACCAAGGAGATGGAACGGGGCAGG AATAAGTGTGTGCGGTACTGGCCAGACATTGGTGCAACGAAGGAGTTTGGGAAGGTGTGCGTGAGGAACATTGAGGAGCACACTGCTCAGGACTACATTCTCAGAGAGCTGGAGGTGACATGTACAGATCGG AAAGAGCATACCAGGTATATTTGGCACTACCAGTACCTGAGCTGGCCTGACCACGGTGTGCCCAATGAACCAGGGGGAGTTCTCAACTTTCTGGAACAGGTCAACAGAACACAGAGTGCCATTCCAGATACTGGACCTGTTGTGGTCCACTGCAG TGCAGGGATAGGAAGGACAGGCACAATAATTGTGATCGACATCCTCATTGACATCATAAACAGACAAG GGCTCGACTGTGACATTGATATCCCAAAGACCATTCAGAGAGTGCGTCAGCAGCGGTCAGGCATGGTCCAGACTGAAGCGCAGTACAAGTTTATCTACATGGCTGTGCAGCAGTATATCGACACAGCGCAGAAGAgactggaggaggagcag AGGAATAAGACAAAGGAAAGAGAGTACTCCAATATCAAGTACCCTCAGATGACGAATGCTAGAGCCAATCCCAACATGAGCTCCTCTCGCTCTTCATCTGT AATGAATGACGACTCATCCGGTGTGTACGAGAACCTAAACATCAAAAACCCAAAGAGCTCCGCCTGCACCAACACCAGGAGATAG
- the ptpn11b gene encoding tyrosine-protein phosphatase non-receptor type 11b isoform X2: protein MVRWFHPNITGIEAEHLLLTRGVHGSFLARPSKSNPGDFTLSVRRNDEVTHIKIQNSGDYYDLYGGEKFATLAELVQYYTEQHDLLRERNGDIIELKYPLNCKDPTSERWYHGHLSGRDAEKLLTDKGKPGSFLVRESQSKPGDFVLSVLTNEEKHENVDRKTKVTHVMIRFQDGKYDVGGGERFDTLADLVEHYKKNPMVEKSGIVVHLKQPFNATRINAANIENRVRELNKVADNSEKPKQGFWEEFEVLQQQECKLLYPRKEGQRAENKSKNRYKNILPFDTTRVEIREADPDVPGSDYINANYIRSKHEEGRHVDEGKVFIATQGCLQNTVLDFWKMVYQENTHVIVMTTKEMERGRNKCVRYWPDIGATKEFGKVCVRNIEEHTAQDYILRELEVTCTDRKEHTRYIWHYQYLSWPDHGVPNEPGGVLNFLEQVNRTQSAIPDTGPVVVHCSAGIGRTGTIIVIDILIDIINRQGLDCDIDIPKTIQRVRQQRSGMVQTEAQYKFIYMAVQQYIDTAQKRLEEEQRNKTKEREYSNIKYPQMTNARANPNMSSSRSSSVMNDDSSGVYENLNIKNPKSSACTNTRR, encoded by the exons ACGGAACGATGAGGTCACCCACATTAAGATCCAGAATTCCGGGGATTACTATGACCTTTACGGAGGGGAGAAGTTTGCCACCCTGGCCGAGCTGGTGCAGTACTACACAGAGCAGCATGACCTTCTGCGGGAGAGGAACGGAGACATCATCGAGCTCAAATACCCCCTCAACTGCAAAGACCCCACATCTGAGAG GTGGTACCATGGGCATCTCTCAGGGAGGGATGCTGAGAAGCTCCTCACGGACAAGGGCAAACCTGGCAGCTTTCTggtgagagagagtcagagcAAGCCTGGAGATTTTGTGCTGTCTGTTCTCACTAATGAGGAGAAGCATGAAAATGTGGACCGCAAGACGAAAGTCACCCACGTCATGATCCGATTCCAG GATGGAAAGTATGATGTGGGTGGAGGGGAGAGGTTTGACACACTGGCAGACTTAGTGGAGcactataaaaaaaacccaatggTGGAGAAGAGTGGGATTGTAGTGCACCTTAAACAG CCGTTCAATGCCACCCGGATAAATGCAGCCAACATTGAGAACAGGGTGCGAGAATTAAACAAAGTGGCAGACAACTCAGAGAAACCCAAGCAAGGCTTCTGGGAAGAATTTGAG GTGTTACAGCAGCAGGAATGTAAACTCCTCTACCCCAGGAAAGAGGGTCAGAGAGCCGAGAATAAGAGCAAAAACAGATACAAAAACATTCTACCCT TTGACACCACTCGAGTGGAGATCAGAGAAGCAGATCCGGATGTGCCTGGCTCTGACTACATCAACGCCAACTATATCAGA AGTAAGCATGAAGAGGGTCGTCATGTGGACGAAGGCAAAGTGTTCATCGCTACTCAGGGCTGCCTTCAGAACACAGTGCTAGACTTCTGGAAAATGGTCTACCAAGAAAACACTCATGTTATCGTCATGACGACCAAGGAGATGGAACGGGGCAGG AATAAGTGTGTGCGGTACTGGCCAGACATTGGTGCAACGAAGGAGTTTGGGAAGGTGTGCGTGAGGAACATTGAGGAGCACACTGCTCAGGACTACATTCTCAGAGAGCTGGAGGTGACATGTACAGATCGG AAAGAGCATACCAGGTATATTTGGCACTACCAGTACCTGAGCTGGCCTGACCACGGTGTGCCCAATGAACCAGGGGGAGTTCTCAACTTTCTGGAACAGGTCAACAGAACACAGAGTGCCATTCCAGATACTGGACCTGTTGTGGTCCACTGCAG TGCAGGGATAGGAAGGACAGGCACAATAATTGTGATCGACATCCTCATTGACATCATAAACAGACAAG GGCTCGACTGTGACATTGATATCCCAAAGACCATTCAGAGAGTGCGTCAGCAGCGGTCAGGCATGGTCCAGACTGAAGCGCAGTACAAGTTTATCTACATGGCTGTGCAGCAGTATATCGACACAGCGCAGAAGAgactggaggaggagcag AGGAATAAGACAAAGGAAAGAGAGTACTCCAATATCAAGTACCCTCAGATGACGAATGCTAGAGCCAATCCCAACATGAGCTCCTCTCGCTCTTCATCTGT AATGAATGACGACTCATCCGGTGTGTACGAGAACCTAAACATCAAAAACCCAAAGAGCTCCGCCTGCACCAACACCAGGAGATAG